In Virgibacillus sp. NKC19-16, a single genomic region encodes these proteins:
- a CDS encoding tripartite tricarboxylate transporter substrate-binding protein has product MKKLLMFLAVFLMAGILAACGSDSEEASGDTNDGEEEASVDLNRIRVLIGSTSTGGDTYQIADATSRHTEEALGTNMKVDAVGALRAFDELRKADDDGSTIMFFHDMAYLGVEYGTFGEEDALENWTIGPVVATNPGNAFLTKGDAPYNTMAESAEWLAENPDETITVAIESGGVSEVVFNGYYLWVEEEYGTEVSDRIRAYVTGSQQDKNQALWDGNADIIHGSIGANNEYTQNGVEDNIKMKFLGITADERVEGFDIPTFAEQGITVNGNEFVFNKEFFFLMPENVDQNFATSLDNAIAEVAENPDYAEDLKTNTYVVNHMPAAEAEEYLLEKRENFRYIIENAPNLDEIAQ; this is encoded by the coding sequence ATGAAAAAATTATTGATGTTTTTGGCAGTATTCTTGATGGCTGGGATTCTAGCTGCTTGCGGGTCCGATTCAGAAGAGGCATCAGGTGATACAAATGATGGAGAGGAAGAAGCCAGTGTTGATCTGAACAGAATAAGGGTGCTGATCGGTTCTACCTCAACAGGCGGTGACACATATCAGATTGCGGACGCTACTAGCAGACACACAGAAGAGGCATTAGGTACCAACATGAAAGTGGATGCTGTGGGTGCACTCCGGGCATTTGATGAATTGAGGAAAGCGGATGACGATGGAAGCACGATCATGTTTTTCCATGATATGGCATACCTGGGGGTGGAATACGGAACGTTTGGTGAAGAAGATGCATTGGAAAACTGGACGATTGGCCCCGTTGTTGCAACTAATCCAGGTAATGCATTTTTAACCAAAGGAGATGCCCCATATAACACCATGGCTGAATCCGCGGAATGGCTAGCAGAAAATCCGGATGAAACGATTACAGTGGCTATTGAGTCTGGTGGTGTATCAGAAGTTGTGTTTAACGGGTATTACCTGTGGGTGGAAGAAGAATATGGAACGGAAGTATCTGACCGTATCCGCGCATATGTTACAGGATCCCAGCAGGATAAAAACCAGGCATTATGGGATGGGAATGCTGACATTATCCATGGTTCTATTGGTGCAAATAACGAATACACCCAGAATGGCGTAGAGGACAATATCAAGATGAAATTCCTGGGAATTACAGCTGATGAAAGAGTAGAAGGTTTTGACATACCTACATTTGCAGAGCAGGGAATTACAGTAAACGGCAATGAGTTTGTCTTTAATAAGGAATTCTTCTTCCTGATGCCGGAAAATGTCGACCAGAATTTTGCAACGTCTCTGGACAATGCCATTGCAGAGGTCGCTGAAAATCCGGATTATGCAGAAGACTTAAAAACAAATACCTATGTTGTTAATCACATGCCAGCAGCAGAAGCAGAAGAATACTTATTAGAGAAGAGGGAAAATTTCCGCTATATTATCGAAAATGCGCCAAACTTGGATGAAATAGCGCAGTAG
- the gucD gene encoding alpha-ketoglutaric semialdehyde dehydrogenase GucD, translating to MAVQIETSNKFLNYINGEWVASNTNEVMTNINPANTDDVVGQVQKSSREDLDKAVAAAKPAKKEWRDLAGAERGQYLYKAADVLESRIEEVAQCMTREMGKTFPEAKGETARGVAILRYYAGEGMRKVGDVIPSSDNDALMFTTRDPLGVVGVITPWNFPVAIPMWKMAPALIYGNTVVLKPASEAAVTCAKIFECFQEAGLPAGVANMITGPGSVIGQGLAEHPDVSGITFTGSNTVGKNIGQIALARGAKYQLEMGGKNPVIVAEDADLDLAVEATISGGLRSTGQKCTATSRVIVQSDVYEVFKEKLVAKVKEIRVGDGLQDGVWMGPSVSESQLNTVLSYIEKGKEEGELLCGGKRLSGEEYDKGYFVAPTVFDGITSDATIAQEEIFGPVLALMKVDEMEEAIELANDVEYGLSASIFTTNIQKMLSFIDDMDAGLVRVNAESAGVELQAPFGGMKQSSSHSREQGEAAKEFFTSIKTVFVK from the coding sequence ATGGCAGTACAGATAGAAACAAGCAATAAATTTTTAAACTACATAAACGGGGAGTGGGTTGCTTCGAATACAAATGAAGTAATGACAAATATCAACCCTGCTAATACCGATGATGTAGTTGGACAAGTTCAAAAGTCCTCAAGAGAAGACTTGGATAAAGCAGTAGCAGCTGCAAAACCTGCAAAAAAGGAATGGAGAGATTTAGCAGGCGCAGAAAGAGGCCAGTACCTTTATAAAGCAGCTGATGTTCTTGAAAGCCGTATAGAAGAAGTTGCACAATGCATGACCAGGGAAATGGGGAAGACCTTTCCAGAGGCGAAAGGGGAAACAGCTCGCGGTGTAGCTATCCTCCGCTATTATGCAGGGGAGGGCATGAGAAAAGTGGGTGATGTGATCCCATCCTCTGATAATGATGCTTTAATGTTTACGACAAGAGACCCATTGGGTGTGGTCGGTGTTATTACTCCATGGAATTTTCCTGTTGCTATTCCAATGTGGAAAATGGCACCTGCCCTGATTTATGGAAACACGGTAGTGCTCAAGCCTGCTTCGGAAGCTGCTGTAACATGTGCAAAGATTTTTGAATGCTTTCAAGAAGCTGGATTGCCGGCTGGCGTTGCAAATATGATAACTGGTCCAGGTTCTGTCATCGGACAGGGGTTAGCAGAACACCCGGATGTTAGTGGAATCACCTTTACCGGCTCTAACACCGTTGGTAAAAACATTGGCCAAATCGCTCTTGCCCGCGGCGCCAAATATCAGCTGGAAATGGGCGGAAAAAACCCGGTAATTGTAGCCGAAGATGCTGATCTTGACCTTGCTGTTGAAGCGACAATCAGCGGCGGGCTTCGTTCTACAGGCCAAAAATGTACTGCGACAAGCCGTGTGATTGTACAAAGCGACGTGTATGAAGTGTTCAAAGAAAAACTTGTAGCTAAAGTAAAAGAGATCCGTGTTGGCGATGGCTTGCAGGATGGTGTCTGGATGGGGCCAAGCGTAAGCGAATCCCAATTGAATACAGTGCTATCCTATATAGAAAAGGGAAAAGAAGAGGGAGAACTCCTCTGTGGTGGGAAAAGACTTTCAGGTGAAGAATATGATAAAGGATATTTCGTGGCACCGACTGTATTTGATGGTATAACCTCTGATGCAACGATTGCACAGGAAGAAATCTTTGGTCCGGTCCTTGCACTTATGAAAGTGGATGAAATGGAAGAGGCAATTGAACTTGCGAATGATGTGGAGTATGGATTAAGCGCATCAATTTTCACGACAAATATCCAAAAAATGCTTTCCTTCATTGATGATATGGATGCTGGTCTTGTACGTGTCAATGCAGAAAGTGCCGGGGTGGAACTGCAAGCACCATTTGGTGGCATGAAACAATCTAGCTCCCATTCCCGAGAGCAAGGGGAAGCGGCTAAAGAATTTTTTACCTCTATCAAGACAGTGTTTGTGAAGTAA
- a CDS encoding sodium:solute symporter family protein — MEQELAFGGWSGILILVIYGLLMLGIGFATYLKNRNIRDSNVEYYLGGKELSVFVLFFTFYASQYSGNTIVGYAPQGYRIGFEWIQSITFMILVIMVYLIFAPRLYALSKKFNFITPVDWLQKRFNYTPIAILGAFIMLFALGNFLLEQLVAIGQGVSGLTGGTVPYQFAVLFFVVIMLIYSWLGGMRAVAYTDTMQGIALLVGVFVLVIGSIIYFGGLPTSADYMEAYSPELLGVPEMTGINGWLSMLILASIGAAIYPHSIQRIFAAKSVNTLKKSFIGMAWMPFFTTGLVFLIGIIGINAVPGLGTMESENLVGIMANMLASQHLIFYWAMIILFGGIVAAIISTADSIVLSMSSIVSRDIYGRFINKKASEKKEIKVGKVVGIFFVVVLLILAWYPPATLFDIFVLKLEILIQLAPAIILGLYWKGLHSKPVFAGMLIGSVVASFMTFTGLTPLGIYSGVWGLLVNLIICVGGSLIVKASPEVQQETKKVIGF; from the coding sequence TTGGAACAAGAATTAGCGTTTGGCGGCTGGTCTGGTATACTGATTTTGGTGATTTACGGGCTTCTCATGCTGGGGATCGGTTTTGCTACATATTTGAAAAACCGAAATATTAGAGATAGCAATGTAGAGTACTATCTTGGCGGTAAGGAATTGAGCGTGTTTGTACTTTTTTTCACTTTTTACGCCTCTCAATATAGTGGAAATACGATTGTCGGTTACGCTCCACAAGGATATCGTATTGGATTTGAATGGATTCAATCCATTACCTTTATGATTCTTGTCATTATGGTGTATTTAATATTTGCACCAAGGTTATATGCACTGAGTAAAAAGTTTAATTTTATTACCCCTGTAGATTGGCTGCAAAAGCGTTTTAATTATACACCTATCGCAATATTAGGGGCATTTATTATGCTTTTTGCCTTAGGTAACTTTCTTCTTGAGCAACTGGTTGCAATAGGGCAAGGTGTCTCAGGGTTAACAGGAGGAACTGTGCCTTACCAGTTTGCCGTATTGTTCTTCGTGGTCATCATGCTTATATACAGCTGGCTGGGTGGCATGCGAGCGGTAGCATACACAGATACCATGCAGGGAATCGCACTTCTTGTTGGTGTGTTTGTTCTTGTGATAGGATCCATCATCTACTTTGGAGGACTGCCTACCTCAGCAGATTATATGGAAGCCTATTCGCCTGAGTTGCTGGGCGTGCCTGAGATGACAGGAATAAATGGTTGGCTTAGTATGCTGATACTCGCATCCATCGGAGCAGCAATATATCCTCACTCCATACAACGGATTTTTGCTGCCAAGAGTGTAAATACCTTGAAAAAGTCATTCATCGGTATGGCCTGGATGCCATTTTTCACGACCGGCTTGGTTTTTCTAATAGGTATTATCGGTATCAATGCAGTGCCAGGACTGGGCACAATGGAATCGGAAAATTTAGTCGGTATCATGGCAAATATGCTTGCTTCACAGCATCTTATATTCTACTGGGCCATGATTATATTATTCGGCGGCATTGTAGCTGCTATCATTTCTACCGCTGACTCTATCGTTCTTTCCATGTCTTCTATTGTTTCAAGGGATATTTATGGAAGATTTATTAATAAAAAAGCTTCAGAAAAAAAGGAGATCAAGGTTGGAAAAGTAGTCGGCATCTTTTTCGTGGTTGTATTGCTCATCCTTGCCTGGTATCCTCCTGCTACATTGTTTGATATATTTGTACTGAAACTGGAGATACTCATTCAACTGGCTCCGGCTATCATACTGGGACTGTACTGGAAGGGGTTGCATTCAAAACCTGTCTTTGCAGGAATGCTGATAGGTTCTGTCGTTGCATCATTTATGACATTCACCGGACTGACACCACTCGGTATTTACAGCGGTGTCTGGGGGCTTTTGGTAAACCTCATCATTTGTGTGGGTGGCAGTCTTATTGTTAAAGCCTCACCTGAAGTGCAGCAGGAGACAAAGAAAGTGATTGGATTTTGA
- a CDS encoding tripartite tricarboxylate transporter permease — MPIFEILTPMSVLLCFFGVFMGIIMGAIPGMTATMAIAIFLPLTYALDMIDSIGLLIGLYVGGISGGLVPAILLNIPGTPSSLCTTFDGYPMTQKGEAEKALKVGITASIIGGFFSLTVLYFFAPMLSSVAINFSAVEKFLIIVFALTVIASISKGSLLGGIFSGLLGMFISLIGTFTDNNQMRLVPPGFEDELVYGFALLPVLIGLFAIGQLLQEAEEGMKAAPHQRIDLQKGKDKNNKFSFKIFKNQKVNVIRSSLLGTFIGVLPGVGGSAASITAYSQTKNFSKNPEKLGTGEPEGVIASEASNNGLIGGALVPLLSLGIPGDSTTAILIGAFLLQGIQVGPLFITSNPDLWNGIVFALIIANIVMFILMFFSIKYFAKIVFIPKYVIFPIIVVACVVGSYAINNGVMFDVWTLLLFGLLGYIFPKIGVQIPSFLIGFILGAEAEKYFIDSLKGSGGDLSIFFTNGPIAIVLWVLILGSVIYAIMDSRKAKKADVY, encoded by the coding sequence ATGCCTATCTTTGAAATACTTACTCCGATGTCTGTCCTATTATGTTTTTTTGGTGTATTTATGGGCATTATTATGGGTGCTATTCCTGGGATGACTGCTACGATGGCTATAGCTATTTTTTTGCCCCTTACATATGCCTTGGATATGATTGACTCTATTGGTCTGTTGATTGGTTTGTACGTTGGAGGGATCAGCGGTGGGTTAGTACCGGCAATTTTGCTAAATATCCCTGGTACGCCTTCCTCTCTTTGTACAACCTTTGATGGATATCCGATGACCCAAAAAGGGGAAGCAGAAAAGGCATTAAAAGTAGGGATAACAGCATCCATTATTGGGGGGTTCTTCAGTTTAACCGTTTTATATTTCTTTGCACCGATGCTATCATCTGTTGCCATTAACTTCTCTGCAGTGGAAAAGTTTTTGATTATTGTTTTTGCTTTAACGGTGATTGCATCCATTTCGAAAGGGAGCCTGCTTGGGGGGATTTTCAGCGGTCTCTTAGGGATGTTTATCAGCTTGATTGGTACATTTACGGATAATAACCAAATGCGTCTGGTACCGCCGGGCTTTGAAGATGAATTAGTCTATGGTTTTGCCCTGCTGCCTGTTTTAATTGGTTTGTTTGCTATTGGGCAATTGCTGCAGGAGGCTGAAGAAGGAATGAAAGCTGCTCCACATCAGCGGATTGATCTTCAAAAGGGAAAAGATAAGAACAATAAGTTTAGTTTTAAAATATTTAAAAATCAAAAGGTCAATGTTATTCGTTCTTCTCTCCTCGGTACTTTTATAGGGGTACTCCCAGGCGTAGGCGGTAGTGCTGCTTCGATTACAGCTTATTCACAGACCAAAAACTTCTCAAAAAATCCGGAGAAATTGGGGACAGGTGAACCAGAAGGTGTCATTGCCAGTGAGGCCTCCAACAATGGTTTAATTGGCGGTGCCTTAGTACCCCTTCTTTCCCTGGGAATTCCAGGGGATAGTACGACGGCTATTCTGATCGGTGCATTTTTATTACAGGGAATTCAAGTCGGGCCACTGTTCATCACCTCAAATCCTGATTTATGGAATGGAATCGTATTCGCGTTAATCATTGCAAATATCGTGATGTTCATCCTGATGTTTTTTTCCATCAAATATTTTGCGAAGATCGTTTTTATCCCAAAATATGTGATCTTCCCAATTATCGTTGTAGCTTGCGTGGTTGGTTCCTATGCTATTAATAACGGTGTCATGTTTGATGTATGGACATTATTATTATTTGGGTTATTGGGTTATATTTTTCCTAAAATTGGGGTGCAAATTCCATCATTTTTGATCGGCTTCATCTTAGGGGCAGAGGCTGAAAAATATTTTATTGATAGTTTAAAAGGCAGTGGGGGAGATTTAAGCATCTTTTTCACGAATGGACCTATTGCAATAGTGCTATGGGTATTGATTCTCGGCTCTGTGATCTATGCCATTATGGATAGCCGCAAAGCGAAAAAAGCGGATGTATATTAG
- the gudD gene encoding glucarate dehydratase, translating into MQSETKIKNETPTLVDLSVYTVAGKDSMLLNLSGAHGPYFTRNVVILKDNSGQVGVGEVPGGERIRKTLEDAKALVMGESIGNYKNILKKVRETFAERDAHGRGLQTFDLRVAIHAVTALEAALLDLLGKYLNVPVAALLGDGQQRSEVDTLGYLFYVGDRNKTDLPYSSEPNAIDDWSRLRHEEALSPEAVVRLAEAAYERYGFRDFKLKGGVLRGEEEIEAVTALAERFPDARITLDPNGAWSLQEAIKLCKDQHDVLAYAEDPCGAEDGFSAREVLNEFRKATGLPTATNMVATDWRQMGHAIQLQAVDIPLADPHFWTMSGSVRVAQMCNDWGLTWGSHSNNHFDISLAMFTHVAAAAPGDITAIDTHWIWQEGQSLTKDPLQIADGKIKVPEKPGLGIEIDIEQIEAAHHVYKKMGLDARDDSVAMQYLIPDWEFDNKRPCLVR; encoded by the coding sequence ATGCAATCAGAGACAAAAATAAAGAATGAAACACCGACATTGGTTGATCTGTCTGTATATACCGTTGCAGGAAAAGATAGTATGTTGCTTAATTTAAGCGGCGCCCATGGACCGTATTTCACAAGAAATGTCGTTATTCTCAAAGATAATAGTGGTCAGGTCGGTGTGGGTGAGGTTCCAGGAGGAGAAAGAATCCGCAAAACATTGGAGGATGCGAAAGCACTGGTGATGGGTGAATCCATTGGCAACTATAAAAACATTTTGAAGAAGGTAAGAGAAACATTCGCAGAAAGGGATGCGCACGGACGGGGACTGCAGACCTTTGACTTAAGGGTTGCGATTCACGCGGTAACCGCATTGGAAGCTGCGTTATTGGACCTGCTGGGTAAATATTTGAATGTGCCTGTAGCGGCCCTGCTTGGAGATGGCCAGCAGCGATCAGAAGTGGACACTCTGGGCTATTTGTTTTATGTTGGCGACCGCAACAAAACAGATCTGCCGTATTCAAGTGAACCAAATGCAATTGATGACTGGTCCCGTCTGCGGCATGAAGAAGCATTAAGCCCAGAAGCAGTCGTCCGGTTAGCCGAAGCTGCTTATGAACGTTACGGTTTTCGTGACTTTAAGCTTAAAGGGGGCGTTTTGCGCGGAGAAGAGGAGATCGAAGCAGTTACTGCGCTAGCTGAAAGATTTCCGGATGCTCGAATTACTTTAGACCCAAATGGTGCTTGGTCATTGCAGGAAGCAATCAAACTCTGTAAAGACCAGCATGATGTATTAGCATATGCGGAGGACCCATGCGGCGCGGAAGATGGATTTTCTGCTCGGGAAGTTTTGAATGAATTCAGAAAAGCAACCGGCCTGCCCACTGCAACAAATATGGTTGCAACAGACTGGCGGCAAATGGGTCATGCGATTCAACTACAGGCTGTGGATATCCCGCTTGCCGACCCGCATTTCTGGACAATGTCAGGATCAGTAAGAGTTGCGCAGATGTGCAATGATTGGGGACTCACCTGGGGATCTCATTCCAATAATCATTTTGATATTTCGCTGGCGATGTTTACACATGTAGCTGCAGCGGCTCCTGGAGACATTACTGCAATTGATACCCATTGGATCTGGCAGGAAGGCCAGTCTTTAACAAAAGATCCACTTCAAATTGCTGACGGGAAAATTAAAGTACCGGAAAAACCTGGGCTAGGTATTGAAATTGATATAGAACAAATCGAAGCGGCTCATCATGTATATAAAAAGATGGGACTTGATGCAAGAGATGACTCCGTCGCGATGCAGTATTTGATTCCGGATTGGGAGTTTGATAATAAGCGTCCTTGTCTTGTAAGGTAA
- the kdgD gene encoding 5-dehydro-4-deoxyglucarate dehydratase, with protein sequence MTNRQPPTGISGFPVTPLNENGNIDEEALVTNIEFLLEEGLESIFIACGAGEFHNLSRKEYESMVKLVASTVDGRVPLYTGVGGNLTEAIEKAEVSERLGVDGYLIFPPYLIDGEQEGIYEYYKAIVTSTDLNAILYQRSNAISSVETIEKLAEFPQVIGVKDGTGNMELNIELTQKIGNRLGWLNGMPMAEVTMPAYVPLGFNCYSSAISNYIPHISRKFYNALLNDDKQTVHEIYEDVILPINQIRRKRKGYAVALIKAGMEIVGLPVANTVRPPVVPVEEAHYEELKQILKVALENHPPNREVTI encoded by the coding sequence ATGACAAACAGACAACCCCCTACAGGGATTTCGGGTTTCCCTGTTACTCCCTTAAATGAAAACGGTAACATTGATGAAGAGGCGCTGGTAACCAATATTGAGTTTTTGCTTGAAGAGGGACTCGAATCTATTTTTATCGCTTGCGGTGCCGGGGAATTTCACAATCTTAGCAGAAAAGAATACGAGTCTATGGTTAAGTTAGTTGCATCCACAGTTGATGGAAGGGTTCCGCTTTACACCGGTGTTGGTGGGAACTTAACAGAGGCAATTGAAAAAGCAGAGGTCTCAGAAAGACTTGGTGTCGATGGCTACTTGATTTTCCCTCCGTACTTAATTGACGGGGAGCAGGAAGGAATTTATGAATATTACAAAGCCATCGTAACAAGCACAGATTTAAACGCTATTTTATACCAAAGATCTAATGCGATTTCGAGTGTGGAAACCATAGAAAAATTGGCGGAATTCCCGCAGGTTATCGGCGTGAAAGACGGTACGGGAAATATGGAGTTAAATATCGAACTCACCCAGAAAATTGGCAACCGTCTGGGATGGCTGAATGGTATGCCGATGGCGGAAGTGACAATGCCAGCCTATGTGCCGCTTGGATTTAACTGTTATTCATCAGCTATTTCCAACTATATCCCGCATATTTCAAGGAAATTCTATAACGCCCTTTTAAATGATGATAAGCAGACAGTCCATGAAATCTATGAAGATGTGATTCTGCCAATCAATCAAATTAGAAGAAAAAGAAAAGGGTATGCGGTTGCACTGATTAAAGCAGGAATGGAAATTGTCGGACTACCGGTAGCCAATACTGTTCGCCCGCCAGTTGTGCCGGTGGAGGAAGCACACTATGAAGAATTAAAACAAATCTTGAAAGTTGCATTGGAGAATCATCCGCCCAATAGAGAAGTAACGATCTAA
- a CDS encoding FadR/GntR family transcriptional regulator has product MSRNMEPIKMKSVKRKTLANQVIEQIIDLLMSGQLKAGDKLPSEMELMDMLYVSRPILREALSSLETLGVIHRKTREGTFFSTKVGSEPHRLMLALSVGDIDTIMETRLAEELGLVGLAAEKISELELKRLKENIELMEETEEDYLHVDREFHRIIAFSASNSVTEGMIDAILNMYDKTMENIALKDRNKAKTVQQHKDIYHALKKRDPIEAYASMYRHLDHARNRLIRPLRQKEIKYGKDLME; this is encoded by the coding sequence ATGAGCAGAAATATGGAGCCTATCAAAATGAAATCTGTAAAACGCAAAACACTGGCAAATCAGGTGATCGAACAAATCATTGATTTGCTGATGAGTGGACAGCTGAAAGCCGGTGATAAACTCCCGTCGGAAATGGAACTTATGGATATGTTATATGTGAGCAGGCCGATATTAAGAGAGGCTTTAAGTTCGTTGGAAACATTAGGGGTTATTCACCGAAAAACGAGAGAAGGAACCTTTTTTTCTACAAAAGTCGGCAGTGAACCGCATCGGCTTATGTTGGCATTGTCAGTCGGCGATATTGATACGATTATGGAAACACGACTTGCCGAGGAGTTGGGACTTGTCGGGCTTGCTGCAGAGAAAATCTCTGAATTGGAATTGAAAAGGTTAAAAGAGAACATTGAACTCATGGAAGAAACAGAAGAAGATTATTTGCATGTAGACCGGGAGTTCCATCGGATCATTGCATTTAGTGCAAGCAATTCTGTTACTGAGGGGATGATCGATGCCATTTTGAATATGTATGACAAGACAATGGAAAATATTGCTTTGAAGGATCGGAACAAGGCTAAAACAGTGCAGCAGCATAAAGATATTTATCATGCGCTGAAGAAAAGGGATCCGATTGAAGCATATGCAAGTATGTATCGGCATCTGGATCATGCGAGAAACAGATTGATCCGTCCTCTGAGACAGAAAGAAATAAAATATGGAAAGGACTTGATGGAATGA
- a CDS encoding C69 family dipeptidase: MSIAFYVGKNLTKDGSTLLGGFGHEPSSHWIDIVPAQNHPAGSRIQVGVTEAANLPGELITIPQDRNTYKYISSTYSEFLGFPPPLTNGGLNEHGVAGRDVWSDSRQELIDMTPEPQRGLNYSDLARIAMERATTAREAVEITGGLINAYGYATYGGNSHLFADENEGWVMIEFAGGQGLWAAERLGPNDVRVSYPGYIHDFPVDFKNNDDYMGSDNIVDFAREQGWRNPEQDDSDYLNLQDVYGVPFPGIGVDKEEDHFTAMRIPPEREDELLTLLPMSLEDMLALVRDPRWSNDQAGYGQVAHIRPHVHKDLQTLWVAVTGAVTTPYVPIPIVTKPSAVPPEFVQHRYLTKYSDSEPLSPDYAMQEATRYATREFKRLLYFTSEHPELFLNRITGSMESLEMKMLNERKELEEKYLTLLESEGADAAQKMISKNVEKWSFKSLQLGQELTYKVEKITRKRFGIRMPEDTADIGETTPPWSQSMVKKPDEPYVNCYDPELDIYPRKFGIYSKDED; encoded by the coding sequence ATGAGTATCGCTTTTTATGTAGGCAAAAATTTAACAAAGGATGGCTCAACACTACTCGGTGGATTTGGTCATGAACCATCCAGCCACTGGATAGATATTGTGCCAGCGCAGAATCATCCAGCGGGATCAAGAATTCAAGTCGGGGTGACGGAGGCAGCAAATTTGCCTGGAGAACTGATCACCATTCCCCAGGATAGAAACACGTACAAATACATCAGTTCCACCTACTCAGAATTTCTCGGTTTTCCTCCGCCGTTAACAAATGGTGGATTAAACGAACATGGAGTAGCTGGGCGTGATGTTTGGTCCGATTCGCGGCAGGAATTAATAGATATGACACCTGAACCACAAAGAGGACTGAATTATAGTGATCTCGCACGTATTGCAATGGAGCGCGCAACCACAGCTCGTGAAGCAGTGGAAATCACCGGCGGGCTAATCAATGCGTATGGATATGCAACATATGGAGGCAATTCCCATCTTTTTGCCGATGAGAATGAGGGGTGGGTGATGATTGAATTTGCTGGCGGCCAAGGGTTATGGGCAGCAGAACGCCTCGGCCCCAATGATGTGCGTGTCTCCTATCCAGGTTATATTCATGATTTTCCTGTTGATTTTAAAAACAATGATGACTATATGGGATCAGATAACATTGTTGACTTCGCCAGGGAACAAGGATGGCGGAACCCTGAGCAGGATGACTCTGACTATTTAAACTTACAGGATGTGTATGGAGTGCCATTTCCAGGGATAGGTGTAGACAAGGAAGAGGATCACTTCACCGCAATGCGGATACCACCAGAACGCGAGGATGAACTTCTAACATTACTTCCGATGTCCCTTGAAGATATGCTTGCACTAGTAAGGGATCCACGCTGGTCCAATGACCAGGCAGGCTACGGTCAGGTTGCCCATATACGCCCTCATGTTCATAAGGATTTGCAAACACTTTGGGTTGCCGTCACAGGAGCAGTCACTACACCATATGTTCCAATTCCAATTGTTACGAAACCTTCAGCAGTGCCGCCTGAATTTGTGCAGCACCGGTATCTGACCAAATACTCCGATTCGGAACCATTAAGTCCGGATTATGCAATGCAAGAAGCCACGCGTTATGCAACTCGCGAATTTAAACGACTGCTGTATTTTACAAGTGAACATCCTGAACTCTTCTTAAACCGTATCACTGGAAGCATGGAGAGCCTTGAAATGAAAATGCTCAACGAACGAAAAGAATTGGAAGAAAAGTATCTAACACTGCTTGAATCTGAGGGTGCTGATGCTGCGCAAAAGATGATCAGTAAAAACGTGGAAAAATGGTCATTCAAAAGTCTTCAATTAGGGCAGGAATTGACATATAAGGTGGAAAAGATAACCCGAAAGCGATTTGGCATTCGTATGCCAGAGGACACGGCAGATATTGGAGAAACCACACCACCTTGGAGTCAATCGATGGTTAAGAAGCCAGATGAGCCGTATGTTAATTGTTATGATCCTGAACTCGATATATATCCTCGTAAGTTTGGGATTTACAGTAAGGATGAAGATTGA
- a CDS encoding tripartite tricarboxylate transporter TctB family protein, whose protein sequence is MTDFFTIELSYSNYHLIFPKIIASILIMIGIVLLVTSLIKKWKAKKLRFQFKFFSENYDKVKIYGTIILLIVYVLTLEIIGFVPASIIFMVLVTLLYIGNIKKKSITVSITNSLATTIVIWYVFGQLFDITLP, encoded by the coding sequence ATGACGGATTTCTTCACAATTGAATTATCTTATAGCAACTATCATCTCATTTTTCCAAAAATTATTGCAAGTATTCTTATAATGATAGGTATTGTTCTTTTAGTAACTAGTCTGATAAAAAAATGGAAGGCAAAAAAATTAAGATTCCAATTTAAATTTTTTTCCGAGAACTACGATAAAGTTAAGATTTACGGAACAATTATTTTACTGATTGTATATGTATTAACGCTTGAAATAATTGGTTTTGTTCCGGCCAGTATTATTTTTATGGTTTTAGTAACGCTTCTGTATATCGGAAATATAAAGAAAAAATCTATTACTGTTTCTATCACAAATTCGTTGGCAACAACCATAGTTATTTGGTATGTGTTCGGCCAGTTGTTTGATATCACTTTACCATAA